A stretch of the Diprion similis isolate iyDipSimi1 chromosome 14, iyDipSimi1.1, whole genome shotgun sequence genome encodes the following:
- the LOC124415064 gene encoding esterase E4-like, with product MVSCYSIECLLLALVLKNYVSVVWAEEVNTVEPQVDIPQGKLQGTIRRTRNNRTVSAFLGIPYAQPPIENLRFANPVPADGWNGTRNASVDSNECPQVSSGEIIGDEDCLYLNVYTPQLSENVTSQLLPVMVYIFGGEFVFGSDVSSNYGPEYLLDKDVILVTFNYRLGVFAYLSTGDKVASGNWAVKDQVLALKWVQSNIKYFGGNPDQVTLFGESSGAASVHLLAMLNVTIGLFHRYITGSGSALAAWAYRPSGLYADQAFDLGEYVGCSNTSTDSLIECLRTVDVSDILGSYPKFYLWESFPSVVWGPTDEPNIDGAVLTDSPQNLIRNGLVQDLPWISGVCQSDGLIVSVVFYQNETMLDDLLTNFDHVLPSLLNWNYLPGSGAAWIEPIKSYYFKDFEADRNVILANLTDLLSDAIFFYPLYVALRQQSATAVNPQYFYNFDYRGILSYSFNWSGTTTNYGVAHGDDVIYIFPNTLAFSSFNETRSKKDFEMVDIMVELWTSFAIEGKPTTPAFGNDTVWEPFSIEQDNNLHIGNNSDLALTVEYSYFKERLQFWDDLMANGTL from the exons ATGGTGTCGTGCTACTCAATTGAATGCCTTCTTTTGGCATTGGTGCTGAAAAATTACGTTTCCGTAGTTTGGGCCGAAGAAGTAAATACCGTTGAACCCCAGGTCGACATCCCCCAGGGGAAACTGCAAGGTACGATACGGAGGACGCGCAACAATCGAACTGTATCAGCTTTCTTGGGAATTCCTTACGCGCAACCACCAAttgaaaatctccg ATTCGCAAATCCAGTGCCAGCTGATGGTTGGAACGGGACTCGAAACGCTAGCGTCGATTCCAACGAATGCCCTCAGGTCTCAAGCGGTGAAATAATAGGGGATGAGGATTGCCTGTATCTGAACGTGTACACGCCACAA CTTTCCGAAAATGTAACCTCGCAATTACTTCCGGTGATGGTATACATTTTCGGTGGAGAATTCGTATTCGGAAGCGATGTTTCTTCGAATTATGGCCCGGAATACCTCCTCGACAAAGATGTGATTCTCGTAACCTTCAACTATCGTCTAGGGGTATTCGCATATTTGAGCACCGGTGACAAAGTGGCCTCGGGAAATTGGGCCGTCAAGGACCAGGTCCTCGCCCTGAAATGGGTACAGAGTAATATTAAGTACTTTGGAGGCAATCCTGATCAGGTGACGCTCTTTGGTGAAAGTTCAGGCGCGGCTTCAGTTCATCTTCTGGCAATGTTAAATGTCACGATTG GGCTCTTCCACAGGTACATAACGGGAAGTGGATCCGCTCTTGCAGCATGGGCTTACAGACCAAGCGGCCTCTATGCCGACCAAGCATTTGACCTTGGCGAATATGTTGGCTGTTCCAATACATCCACGGATTCCTTGATCGAATGTTTACGGACAGTCGATGTTTCGGATATTTTAGGTTCTTATCCGAAATTCTATCTTTGGGAATCATTTCCGTCGGTCGTGTGGGGCCCAACTGATGAGCCAAATATTGATGGCGCCGTTCTTACTGATAGTCCCCAAAATTTAATTCGCAATGGTCTGGTTCAAGATTTGCCTTGGATTTCAGGTGTCTGTCAAAGTGACGGATTAATTGTGAGTGTGG TTTTCTATCAAAATGAGACAATGTTAGATGACTTGCTGACAAACTTCGACCACGTCTTACCTAGTTTGTTGAATTGGAACTATTTACCGGGTTCGGGAGCTGCTTGGATCGAACCCATCAAGTCATACTACTTCAAAGACTTCGAAGCCGACAGAAACGTG ATACTAGCAAATCTGACAGACCTTCTGAGTGAcgctatttttttctacccacTTTACGTCGCACTCCGACAACAGTCTGCAACGGCGGTAAATccgcaatatttttacaacttcGATTACCGTGGTATATTGAGCTACTCGTTCAATTGGAGCGGCACAACGACGAACTATGGCGTAGCGCATGGCGATGAtgtgatatacatatttcCAAATACGTTAGCATTTAGTAGTTTCAACGAAACTCGGAGTAAGAAAGATTTCGAAATGGTGGACATTATGGTGGAATTGTGGACGTCCTTCGCTATCGAAGG GAAACCCACGACTCCAGCTTTTGGCAACGACACAGTGTGGGAACCGTTTTCCATCGAGCAGGACAACAACCTTCATATCGGAAATAACTCCGATCTCGCACTCacggttgaatattcttatttCAAAGAACGTCTACAGTTCTGGGATGACTTGATGGCTAATGGGACGTTATAA
- the LOC124415066 gene encoding phosphopantothenate--cysteine ligase, which produces MASNWEEFYSSHPQPVNLNKNEDLLRDFCARHVNGDTRVVLVTSGGTTVPLEHNTVRFVDNFSAGTRGSSSTEYFLDRGYAVVFMHRVKSLQPFSRHFTGQKFLNMLELNETKDGTSIAVASENVPRIADVLRKYKSALENGKLLELSFTTVYEYLWLLRSACQILAPLKEKCILYLAAAVSDFYIPPNEMSVHKIASTKPQTISLQLVPKILAPLVSLWVPKAFVVSFKLETNKDLLIDKAREALNKYKHKLVIANMLQNYRQKVTLVTQQSSNVIELTTEQSNAGEEIEMYIVKNVVDKHEDFIADCSGKS; this is translated from the exons atggcTTCGAATTGGGAAGAATTCTACTCCTCTCATCCACAACCtgtaaatttgaacaaaaacgaagatttaTTGAGAGATTTTTGTGCACGTCATGTGAACGGTGATACTAGAGTCGTTCTTGTTACG AGCGGCGGGACAACTGTTCCATTGGAACACAATACAGTTCGCTTCGTGGATAACTTCAGTGCAGGTACGAGAGGCTCATCTTCCACTGAATATTTCCTTGATCGTGGCTATGCCGTCGTCTTCATGCATAG GGTAAAATCCTTACAACCATTTTCAAGGCATTTTActggacaaaaatttttgaatatgcTTGAGTTGAACGAAACAAAGGATGGAACTTCTATTGCCG TGGCATCGGAAAATGTTCCAAGAATAGCAGATGTgttaagaaaatataaatctgcccttgaaaatggaaaattactCGAATTGAGTTTTACAACGGTTTACGAGTACCTTTGGTTACTAAGATCCGCTTGCCAGATTTTGGCacctttgaaagaaaaatgtatccTATACCTGGCAGCTGCGGTATCTGACTTTTACATTCCACCCAATGAAATg tcgGTACATAAAATTGCTTCGACTAAACCCCAGACTATATCTCTTCAATTGGTACCAAAAATACTAGCTCCTTTGGTGAGCCTCTGGGTTCCAAAGGCTTTTGTAGTATCTTTCAAATTGGAAACGAACAAGGATCTGCTTATTGATAAGGCCAGAGAGGCTCTCAATAAATACAAACACAAA TTGGTCATTGCTAATATGCTTCAAAATTATAGACAAAAGGTAACGCTGGTGACTCAGCAAAGCAGCAACGTAATTGAACTTACGACGGAACAATCGAATGCTGGAGAGGAAATAGAAATGTATATAGTGAAAAACGTTGTCGATAAGCATGAAGACTTTATTGCTGATTGCAGTGGGAAGAGTTGA
- the LOC124414787 gene encoding 28S ribosomal protein S11, mitochondrial: MIKSALKLLAFPSFRDRLLSQSLIGEGARFTGSANIWRNFHTTRCQKTEDRKMMLASLPRVDEGTKGENLLQIDNMLASSEFVFPDESTPFKLHDGIPYKDLPICNIKVSLNNTIITLTDCHGTVQMIHSCGKEGFKNTRKGTNIAAQATATTFGAKTLRSGIKTVRVRIRGMGPGRLSSIKGLQLGGLNIVSITDNTHVSWNPPRPRKARRL, translated from the exons ATGATCAAATCAGCCTTAAAGCTGCTGGCCTTCCCCAGTTTCAGAGATCGATTATTATCTCAAAGCTTGATCGGCGAAGGTGCGAGATTTACGGGTTCTGCTAATATTTGGCGAAATTTTCACACCACAAGATGTCAAAAGACAGAAGACAGGAAAATGATGCTGGCATCTTTACCTCGTGTTGACGAAGGAACCAAAGGAGAGAACTTACTTCAGATTGACAATATGCTAGCCAG CTCAGAGTTTGTGTTCCCTGATGAATCTACGCCCTTCAAACTCCACGACGGAATACCCTACAAAGATTTACCCATCTGCAATATCAAGGTTTCACTGAACAACACAATCATCACCTTAACCGACTGCCACG GAACAGTGCAAATGATACATAGCTGCGGAAAGGAGGGATTCAAGAACACGCGTAAAGGCACTAACATCGCTGCTCAAGCCACAGCCACTACTTTTGGCGCG AAAACGCTCCGAAGCGGGATAAAAACCGTCCGTGTTCGCATTCGAGGCATGGGTCCTGGTAGATTG TCATCGATAAAAGGTCTGCAATTAGGAGGGCTGAACATTGTGTCTATAACGGACAATACTCACGTGTCATGGAACCCGCCAAGGCCGCGAAAAGCGAGaagattgtaa